The Streptomyces sp. P9-A4 genome contains a region encoding:
- a CDS encoding glutamate synthase subunit beta, with translation MADPKGFLTTGREVAQTRPVGERVRDWNEVYVPGSLLPIISKQAGRCMDCGIPFCHNGCPLGNLIPEWNDYAYREDWSAAQERLHATNNFPEFTGRLCPAPCESACVLGINQPAVTIKNVEVSIIDKAWDANDVKPQVPERLSGKTAAVIGSGPAGLAAAQQLTRAGHTVVVYERADRIGGLLRYGIPEFKMEKRHINRRIEQMRAEGTKFRTGIEIGRDMTATDLRKRFDAVVIAAGATTARDLPVPGRELAGIHQAMEYLPLANKVVEGDFVAPPITAEGKHVVVIGGGDTGADCVGTAHRQGAASVTQLEIMPKPGEDRNAGQPWPTFPMLYKVTSAHEEGGERVYSVSTTHFEGDEDGNVQFLHLVEVEFVEGRLTQKPGTERKIPAQLVTLAMGFTGTDVENGLVAQFGLDLDERGNIARDADFATNVDGVYVAGDAGRGQSLIVWAIAEGRSAARGVDRFLTGASSLPAPIRPTDRSLMV, from the coding sequence ATGGCTGACCCCAAGGGCTTCCTGACCACCGGGCGCGAAGTCGCCCAGACCCGTCCGGTGGGCGAGCGCGTCAGGGACTGGAACGAGGTCTACGTCCCCGGCTCCCTGCTGCCGATCATCAGCAAGCAGGCCGGCCGCTGCATGGACTGCGGCATCCCGTTCTGCCACAACGGCTGTCCTCTCGGGAACCTGATCCCCGAGTGGAACGACTACGCCTACCGCGAGGACTGGTCGGCGGCGCAGGAGCGTCTGCACGCCACCAACAACTTCCCGGAGTTCACCGGCCGCCTCTGCCCGGCTCCCTGCGAGTCCGCGTGTGTGCTCGGCATCAACCAGCCGGCCGTCACCATCAAGAACGTCGAAGTCTCCATCATCGACAAGGCCTGGGACGCCAACGACGTCAAGCCGCAGGTGCCCGAGCGCCTGTCCGGCAAGACCGCCGCCGTCATCGGCTCGGGCCCGGCGGGTCTCGCCGCCGCCCAGCAGCTGACCCGGGCCGGCCACACCGTGGTCGTGTACGAGCGCGCCGACCGCATCGGCGGCCTGCTGCGCTACGGCATCCCCGAGTTCAAGATGGAGAAGCGGCACATCAACCGCCGCATCGAGCAGATGCGCGCGGAGGGCACCAAGTTCCGCACCGGCATCGAGATCGGCCGTGACATGACGGCGACGGACCTGCGCAAGCGGTTCGACGCCGTGGTCATCGCCGCCGGTGCCACCACCGCCCGCGACCTGCCGGTCCCCGGCCGGGAGCTGGCCGGCATCCACCAGGCGATGGAGTACCTGCCGCTGGCCAACAAGGTCGTCGAGGGCGACTTCGTGGCCCCGCCGATCACCGCCGAGGGCAAGCACGTCGTGGTCATCGGCGGCGGCGACACCGGCGCGGACTGCGTCGGCACCGCCCACCGCCAGGGCGCGGCCTCGGTCACGCAGCTGGAGATCATGCCGAAGCCGGGCGAGGACCGGAACGCCGGCCAGCCCTGGCCGACCTTCCCCATGCTCTACAAGGTCACCTCCGCGCACGAGGAGGGCGGCGAGCGGGTCTACTCCGTCTCCACCACCCACTTCGAGGGCGACGAGGACGGCAACGTCCAGTTCCTCCACCTGGTCGAGGTCGAGTTCGTCGAGGGCAGGCTGACCCAGAAGCCGGGCACGGAGCGGAAGATCCCCGCCCAGCTGGTCACGCTCGCGATGGGCTTCACCGGCACGGACGTGGAGAACGGCCTGGTCGCGCAGTTCGGTCTGGACCTGGACGAGCGGGGCAACATCGCCCGTGACGCGGACTTCGCCACCAACGTCGACGGCGTGTACGTCGCCGGTGACGCCGGCCGAGGCCAGTCCCTCATCGTCTGGGCCATCGCCGAGGGCCGCTCCGCCGCCCGTGGCGTGGACCGCTTCCTGACCGGTGCCAGCTCCCTGCCGGCCCCGATCCGTCCGACGGACCGTTCACTGATGGTCTGA
- the gltB gene encoding glutamate synthase large subunit encodes MRSDAWSPMDGRPAPQGMYDPRNEHDACGVGFVATLTGVASHALVEQALTVLRNLEHRGATGSEPDSGDGAGILLQVPDAFLREVAGFELPEAGAYAVGIAFLPEDDTDGTAAKIEAIAAEEGLDVLGWREVPVAPELLGASARSTMPVFRQLFVADTEGATTGIALDRKAFVLRKRAEREAATYFPSLSARTIVYKGMLTTGQLEPFFPDLSDRRCATAVALVHSRFSTNTFPSWPLAHPYRFVAHNGEINTVKGNRNWMTAREAQLGSEAFGEGSLDRIFPICTPDASDSASFDEVLELLHLGGRSLPHAVLMMVPEAWENHETMDPARRAFYQYHSTMMEPWDGPACVTFTDGVQVGAVLDRNGLRPGRYWVTDEGLVVLSSEVGVLDIDPARVVRKGRLQPGKMFLVDTAEHRIVEDDEIKAALAAENPYEEWLETGEIELSDLPEREHIVHTHASVTRRQQTFGYTEEELRVILAPMATTAGEPLGSMGTDSPIAALSARPRLLFDYFTQLFAQVTNPPLDAIREELVTSLRSSLGPQGNLLEPTPVSCRSVTLPFPVIDNDELAKLIHINADGDMPGMKAATLSGLYRVSGGGEALAARIDAICAEADTAIEGGARLIVLSDRHSDAEHAPIPSLLLTAAVHHHLIRTKQRTKVGLLVEAGDVREVHHVALLIGYGAAAVNPYLAMESVEDLVRAGTFIEGLEPEQAIRNLIYALGKGVLKVMSKMGISTVASYRGAQVFEAVGLDETFVATYFNGTATKIGGAGLDVVAKEVAARHTKAYPVSGVPSAHRALDIGGEYQWRREGEPHLFDPETVFRLQHATRTKRYDIFKKYTDRVNEQSERLMTLRGLFGLTSDRPSIPLDEVEPVSEIVRRFSTGAMSYGSISREAHENLAVAMNQLGAKSNTGEGGEDPDRLYDPARRSAIKQVASGRFGVTSEYLVNADDIQIKMAQGAKPGEGGQLPGHKVYPWVAKTRHSTPGVGLISPPPHHDIYSIEDLAQLIHDLKNANPVARIHVKLVSEVGVGTVAAGVSKAHADVVLISGHDGGTGASPLTSLKHAGGPWELGLAETQQTLLLNGLRDRIVVQTDGQLKTGRDVIIAALLGAEEFGFATAPLVVSGCVMMRVCHLDTCPVGIATQNPVLRDRFSGKPEFVVNFFEFIAEEVRELLAELGFRTLEEAVGHAELLDTSRAVTHWKAQGLDLEPLFYVPELPEGAVRHALIEQDHGLEKALDNELIELAAEALNAASAEEAQPVRAQVAIRNINRTVGTMLGHRVTKRFGGAGLPADTIDITFTGSAGQSFGAFLPSGVTLRLEGDANDYVGKGLSGGRVVVRPDRGADHLAEYSTIAGNTIGYGATGGELFLRGRTGERFCVRNSGALVVSEGVGDHGCEYMTGGTAVVLGETGRNFAAGMSGGVAYVVDLDRDNVNSGNLGAIEALSDADKAWLHDVVRRHHEETGSTVAEKLLADWTANADRFSKIIPTTYKAVLAAKDAAELAGLSESETTEKMMEAASHG; translated from the coding sequence ATGCGTTCCGACGCCTGGTCGCCCATGGACGGTCGCCCCGCTCCGCAGGGGATGTACGACCCCCGTAACGAACACGACGCCTGTGGTGTCGGGTTCGTGGCCACCCTCACCGGTGTAGCCAGCCACGCGCTGGTCGAGCAGGCGCTGACCGTACTGCGCAACCTCGAGCACCGCGGCGCCACCGGCTCCGAGCCCGACTCCGGCGACGGCGCCGGCATCCTGCTCCAGGTCCCGGACGCCTTCCTCCGCGAGGTCGCCGGATTCGAGCTTCCCGAGGCCGGCGCGTACGCCGTCGGCATCGCGTTCCTCCCCGAGGACGACACCGACGGGACCGCCGCCAAGATCGAGGCGATCGCCGCCGAAGAGGGCCTGGACGTCCTCGGCTGGCGCGAGGTCCCCGTCGCCCCCGAGCTGCTCGGCGCCTCCGCCCGCTCCACCATGCCGGTCTTCCGCCAGCTCTTCGTGGCGGACACCGAAGGCGCCACCACGGGCATCGCGCTCGACCGCAAGGCCTTCGTCCTGCGCAAGCGCGCCGAGCGCGAGGCCGCGACGTACTTCCCGTCGCTCTCCGCCCGCACCATCGTCTACAAGGGCATGCTGACCACCGGCCAGCTGGAGCCCTTCTTCCCGGACCTGTCGGACCGCCGCTGCGCCACCGCCGTGGCCCTGGTCCACTCCCGGTTCTCCACCAACACCTTCCCGAGCTGGCCGCTGGCCCACCCGTACCGCTTCGTCGCCCACAACGGTGAGATCAACACCGTCAAGGGCAACCGGAACTGGATGACCGCCCGCGAGGCGCAGCTCGGCTCCGAGGCCTTCGGTGAGGGCTCGCTGGACCGGATCTTCCCGATCTGCACCCCGGACGCCTCCGACTCGGCCTCCTTCGACGAGGTCCTGGAGCTGCTCCACCTCGGCGGCCGTTCGCTGCCGCACGCGGTCCTGATGATGGTCCCGGAGGCGTGGGAGAACCACGAGACCATGGACCCGGCCCGCCGCGCCTTCTACCAGTACCACTCCACGATGATGGAGCCCTGGGACGGCCCGGCCTGCGTCACCTTCACCGACGGCGTCCAGGTCGGCGCGGTCCTCGACCGCAACGGACTGCGCCCCGGCCGCTACTGGGTCACCGACGAGGGCCTCGTCGTCCTCTCCTCCGAGGTCGGCGTCCTCGACATCGACCCCGCCAGGGTCGTCCGCAAGGGCCGCCTCCAGCCCGGCAAGATGTTCCTCGTCGACACCGCCGAGCACCGCATCGTCGAGGACGACGAGATCAAGGCCGCCCTCGCCGCCGAGAACCCGTACGAGGAGTGGCTGGAGACCGGCGAGATCGAGCTCTCCGACCTCCCCGAGCGCGAGCACATCGTGCACACCCACGCCTCGGTCACCCGCCGCCAGCAGACCTTCGGCTACACCGAGGAAGAGCTGCGCGTCATCCTCGCCCCGATGGCCACCACCGCCGGCGAGCCCCTCGGCTCCATGGGCACGGACTCGCCGATCGCGGCCCTCTCCGCCCGCCCGCGGCTGCTCTTCGACTACTTCACCCAGCTGTTCGCGCAGGTCACGAACCCGCCGCTGGACGCCATCCGCGAAGAGCTGGTGACGAGCCTGCGCTCCTCGCTGGGCCCCCAGGGCAACCTGCTGGAGCCGACCCCCGTGTCGTGCCGCAGCGTCACCCTGCCCTTCCCGGTGATCGACAACGACGAGCTGGCCAAGCTCATCCACATCAACGCCGACGGCGACATGCCCGGCATGAAGGCCGCGACCCTCTCCGGCCTCTACCGGGTCTCCGGCGGTGGTGAGGCCCTCGCCGCCCGCATCGACGCGATCTGCGCCGAGGCCGACACCGCCATCGAGGGCGGCGCCCGCCTCATCGTGCTCTCCGACCGGCACTCCGACGCCGAGCACGCGCCGATCCCCTCGCTGCTGCTCACCGCGGCCGTCCACCACCACCTCATCCGCACCAAGCAGCGCACCAAGGTGGGTCTGCTCGTCGAGGCCGGTGACGTCCGCGAGGTCCACCACGTCGCCCTGCTCATCGGCTACGGCGCCGCCGCGGTCAACCCGTACCTCGCCATGGAGTCCGTCGAGGACCTGGTCCGCGCCGGCACCTTCATCGAGGGCCTGGAGCCCGAGCAGGCCATCCGGAACCTGATCTACGCCCTCGGCAAGGGCGTCCTCAAGGTCATGTCCAAGATGGGCATCTCCACCGTCGCCTCCTACCGCGGCGCCCAGGTCTTCGAGGCCGTCGGCCTCGACGAGACCTTCGTCGCCACGTACTTCAACGGCACGGCCACCAAGATCGGCGGCGCCGGTCTCGACGTCGTCGCCAAGGAGGTCGCCGCCCGGCACACCAAGGCGTACCCCGTCTCCGGAGTCCCCTCGGCGCACCGCGCCCTGGACATCGGCGGCGAGTACCAGTGGCGCCGCGAGGGCGAGCCGCACCTGTTCGACCCGGAGACGGTCTTCCGCCTGCAGCACGCCACGCGGACCAAGCGGTACGACATCTTCAAGAAGTACACGGACCGGGTCAACGAGCAGTCCGAGCGCCTCATGACGCTCCGCGGCCTCTTCGGCCTCACCTCCGACCGCCCGTCGATCCCCCTCGACGAGGTCGAGCCGGTCTCCGAGATCGTCAGGCGCTTCTCCACCGGCGCCATGTCGTACGGCTCCATCTCCCGCGAGGCGCACGAGAACCTCGCCGTCGCCATGAACCAGCTGGGCGCCAAGTCCAACACCGGTGAGGGCGGCGAGGACCCGGACCGCCTCTACGACCCGGCCCGCCGCTCCGCGATCAAGCAGGTCGCCTCCGGCCGTTTCGGCGTCACCAGCGAGTACCTGGTCAACGCCGACGACATCCAGATCAAGATGGCGCAGGGCGCCAAGCCCGGCGAGGGCGGCCAGCTGCCCGGCCACAAGGTCTACCCGTGGGTCGCCAAGACGCGTCACTCGACGCCCGGCGTCGGCCTCATCTCGCCGCCGCCGCACCACGACATCTACTCCATCGAGGATCTGGCCCAGCTGATCCACGACCTCAAGAACGCCAACCCGGTCGCCCGCATCCATGTGAAGCTGGTCTCCGAGGTCGGCGTCGGCACGGTCGCCGCCGGTGTCTCCAAGGCCCACGCGGACGTCGTCCTGATCTCCGGCCACGACGGCGGTACGGGCGCCAGCCCGCTCACCTCCCTCAAGCACGCGGGCGGCCCCTGGGAGCTCGGCCTCGCCGAGACCCAGCAGACCCTGCTGCTCAACGGCCTGCGCGACCGGATCGTCGTCCAGACCGACGGCCAGCTCAAGACCGGCCGTGACGTGATCATCGCCGCGCTGCTCGGCGCCGAGGAGTTCGGTTTCGCGACCGCGCCGCTCGTCGTCTCCGGCTGCGTCATGATGCGCGTCTGCCACCTGGACACCTGCCCGGTCGGCATCGCCACCCAGAACCCGGTCCTGCGCGACCGCTTCTCCGGCAAGCCCGAGTTCGTCGTCAACTTCTTCGAGTTCATCGCCGAGGAGGTCCGCGAGCTCCTCGCCGAGCTGGGCTTCCGCACCCTCGAAGAGGCCGTCGGCCACGCCGAGCTGCTGGACACCAGCCGCGCGGTCACCCACTGGAAGGCGCAGGGTCTCGACCTGGAGCCGCTCTTCTACGTGCCCGAGCTGCCCGAGGGCGCGGTCCGCCACGCCCTGATCGAGCAGGACCACGGACTGGAGAAGGCCCTCGACAACGAGCTGATCGAGCTCGCCGCCGAGGCCCTGAACGCCGCCTCCGCCGAGGAGGCCCAGCCGGTCCGCGCCCAGGTCGCCATCCGCAACATCAACCGCACGGTCGGCACCATGCTCGGCCACCGGGTGACGAAGAGGTTCGGTGGCGCGGGCCTCCCGGCCGACACCATCGACATCACCTTCACCGGCTCCGCCGGCCAGTCCTTCGGCGCCTTCCTGCCGAGCGGTGTCACCCTCCGCCTGGAGGGCGACGCCAACGACTACGTCGGCAAGGGCCTCTCCGGCGGCCGGGTCGTCGTCCGCCCCGACCGGGGCGCCGACCACCTCGCCGAGTACTCGACCATCGCGGGCAACACCATCGGATACGGCGCGACCGGCGGCGAACTGTTCCTCCGCGGCCGCACCGGCGAGCGCTTCTGCGTCCGCAACTCCGGCGCCCTGGTCGTCTCGGAGGGCGTGGGCGACCACGGCTGCGAGTACATGACCGGCGGTACGGCGGTCGTCCTCGGCGAGACCGGACGCAACTTCGCGGCCGGCATGTCGGGCGGTGTCGCCTATGTCGTCGACCTCGACCGGGACAACGTCAACTCCGGCAACCTGGGCGCGATCGAGGCCCTGTCGGACGCCGACAAGGCGTGGCTGCACGATGTCGTGCGCCGCCACCACGAGGAGACCGGCTCCACCGTCGCCGAGAAGCTGCTCGCCGACTGGACCGCGAACGCGGACCGGTTCAGCAAGATCATCCCCACCACGTACAAGGCAGTGCTCGCCGCCAAGGATGCCGCTGAGCTCGCCGGTCTCTCCGAGTCCGAGACCACCGAGAAGATGATGGAGGCTGCGTCCCATGGCTGA
- a CDS encoding VIT1/CCC1 transporter family protein: MSIIEAQAPLHEAHRDNHTHRDVNGGWLRPAVFGAMDGLVSNLALMTGVAGGAVTSQTVVITGLAGLAAGAFSMAAGEYTSVASQRELVQAELDVERRQLRKHPVDEMEELAALYVSRGVEPALAREVAMQLSKDPEQALEIHAREELGIDPDDLPSPMVAAVSSFGSFALGALLPVLPYLLGATSVWPAVLLALLGLFACGALVARVTARGWLFSGMRQLVLGGAAAAVTYGLGMLFGAAL; the protein is encoded by the coding sequence ATGTCCATCATCGAAGCTCAGGCGCCACTGCACGAGGCCCACCGCGACAACCACACCCACCGTGACGTCAACGGCGGTTGGCTGCGTCCGGCGGTCTTCGGCGCGATGGACGGACTGGTGTCCAACCTCGCCCTGATGACCGGTGTCGCCGGTGGCGCGGTCACCTCGCAGACCGTCGTCATCACCGGCCTCGCCGGACTCGCGGCCGGCGCCTTCTCGATGGCCGCCGGCGAGTACACCTCCGTCGCCTCGCAGCGCGAACTCGTCCAGGCGGAACTTGACGTCGAGCGCCGCCAGTTGCGCAAGCACCCCGTCGACGAGATGGAGGAACTCGCCGCGCTCTACGTCTCCCGCGGCGTCGAGCCCGCGCTCGCCCGCGAGGTCGCGATGCAGCTGTCGAAGGACCCCGAGCAGGCCCTTGAGATCCACGCGCGCGAGGAGCTGGGCATCGACCCGGACGACCTGCCGTCGCCCATGGTCGCCGCGGTCTCGTCCTTCGGCTCCTTCGCGCTCGGCGCGCTGCTCCCCGTACTGCCGTACCTGCTCGGCGCGACCTCGGTCTGGCCCGCCGTGCTGCTCGCCCTCCTCGGGCTGTTCGCCTGCGGCGCGCTCGTGGCCCGGGTGACCGCGCGCGGCTGGCTCTTCAGCGGCATGCGGCAGCTCGTCCTCGGCGGCGCCGCCGCGGCCGTCACATACGGACTCGGCATGCTCTTCGGGGCGGCTCTGTAA
- a CDS encoding ADP-ribosylglycohydrolase family protein: MVTTTARDTRERARGALLGLAVGDALGAPAENMRPSEIRRRWGRIEGFVTESPAGTDDTEYAIFSALLLARHGSALTVHHVERAWHHWIADLDEGPFRGAGFSERGTLENLRRGLAAPISAQHRHAWSDGLAMRAAPFGVFAAGRPAEAARLVAIDGSVSHDGEGIYGGQAVAAGVAAAMTGATVTSVIAAALSVVPMDSWTARSLRRAVVAAQRVQPDPLTRERQVRSAVVIGGYPWTDLAPEAVGLAFGAFAAARGDFRTAVLTAVNMGRDADTTAAVAGALAGAAGGVGSIPADWASAITPVTGSCLPSMRGYHVLDVADLLTPEGDS; the protein is encoded by the coding sequence ATGGTGACCACCACGGCACGCGACACGCGCGAACGGGCGAGAGGGGCACTGCTCGGCCTCGCCGTCGGCGACGCGCTCGGCGCGCCCGCCGAGAACATGCGGCCCTCCGAGATCCGCCGCCGCTGGGGCCGGATCGAGGGATTCGTGACGGAGAGCCCGGCGGGCACCGACGACACCGAGTACGCGATCTTCTCGGCGCTCCTCCTCGCCCGGCACGGCTCGGCCCTCACCGTCCACCACGTCGAACGGGCCTGGCACCACTGGATCGCCGACCTCGACGAAGGCCCCTTCCGGGGCGCGGGCTTCTCGGAGCGCGGCACCCTGGAGAACCTCCGCCGGGGCCTCGCCGCGCCCATCTCCGCCCAGCACCGGCACGCCTGGAGCGACGGCCTCGCGATGCGGGCGGCGCCGTTCGGGGTGTTCGCGGCGGGACGACCGGCGGAGGCGGCCCGGCTCGTCGCCATCGACGGCAGCGTCAGCCACGACGGCGAGGGCATCTACGGCGGCCAGGCGGTGGCGGCGGGCGTGGCGGCGGCGATGACGGGAGCGACCGTCACCTCGGTCATCGCGGCGGCGCTCTCGGTCGTCCCGATGGACTCCTGGACGGCCCGCTCGCTGCGCCGCGCGGTCGTCGCGGCGCAGCGCGTCCAGCCGGACCCGCTCACCCGCGAACGCCAGGTCCGCTCGGCGGTCGTCATCGGCGGCTACCCCTGGACGGACCTGGCCCCGGAGGCGGTGGGCCTGGCGTTCGGCGCGTTCGCCGCCGCGCGGGGCGACTTCCGTACGGCGGTCCTGACGGCCGTCAACATGGGCCGCGACGCGGACACGACGGCGGCGGTGGCGGGCGCGCTGGCCGGCGCGGCGGGCGGCGTCGGCTCGATCCCGGCGGACTGGGCCTCGGCCATCACCCCGGTGACGGGCAGCTGCCTCCCGTCGATGCGCGGCTACCACGTCCTGGACGTGGCGGACCTGCTGACCCCGGAGGGAGACTCCTGA
- a CDS encoding ADP-ribosylglycohydrolase family protein → MSADLTTTAAGKTPDRDATGTAAGTAPAPDTTTATTTAVPTAPGSGPLLGTPQDLVSPPAPPHATGSWSRTHEPPRPSAPQRPSRDAVEGLLLGIASGDAAGWPAARHRAARMPEWTRRLTRELDTFAEQNATTTLPVPIALNQPPEPLRLGPSDDAEWAVFTAEAVLASTGPVFATLPPERRLRAAVDLAWNALAGQVAAAADRAPEVESAVLPLRARISVRAGLGNLATGLRPPATGHDNPHYFDDAACVRAAVLALVHPGDPRAAAELAEFDARYTQDGDGVHGARATAAAVAAALGGATVDEAVAAAVAELAPVTEIGRNARYAVKLARTAGSAFELVPLLEHQIVDHVYSYGIAAAETVPVALALATASRGEMTSAVPAAACLSRVADSAPALVGALTGALGGGRSVPATWRDACRTLAGCALPRLAGTDLVELAGLLTTTEQATPGGQFRHDTHTG, encoded by the coding sequence ATGAGCGCGGACCTGACGACGACGGCTGCGGGCAAGACCCCGGACCGGGACGCCACCGGCACGGCCGCGGGCACAGCTCCGGCGCCGGACACCACCACCGCCACCACCACCGCTGTGCCCACAGCGCCGGGCTCCGGCCCCCTCCTCGGTACCCCCCAGGACCTGGTGTCGCCCCCCGCCCCGCCCCACGCCACCGGCTCCTGGAGCCGCACCCACGAACCCCCGCGCCCCTCCGCCCCCCAACGGCCCTCCCGCGACGCCGTCGAGGGTCTGCTGCTCGGGATCGCCTCGGGCGACGCCGCCGGCTGGCCCGCCGCCCGTCACCGCGCCGCCCGCATGCCCGAGTGGACCCGACGTCTCACCCGTGAACTCGACACCTTCGCCGAGCAGAACGCCACGACGACCCTCCCCGTCCCCATCGCCCTCAACCAGCCTCCCGAGCCCCTCCGGCTCGGCCCTTCGGACGACGCCGAGTGGGCGGTGTTCACCGCCGAGGCGGTACTCGCCTCCACCGGCCCGGTGTTCGCGACGCTGCCCCCGGAGCGCCGGCTCCGCGCCGCCGTGGACCTGGCCTGGAACGCCCTGGCCGGCCAGGTCGCCGCGGCGGCCGACCGCGCCCCGGAGGTCGAGTCCGCCGTACTCCCCCTCCGCGCCCGGATCTCCGTCCGCGCGGGCCTCGGCAATCTCGCCACCGGTCTGCGCCCGCCGGCCACCGGCCACGACAACCCGCACTACTTCGACGACGCCGCCTGCGTCCGCGCCGCCGTGCTGGCCCTCGTCCACCCCGGCGACCCGCGCGCCGCCGCCGAACTCGCCGAGTTCGACGCCCGGTACACCCAGGACGGCGACGGCGTCCACGGCGCCCGCGCGACGGCGGCGGCCGTCGCCGCGGCCCTCGGCGGGGCGACGGTCGACGAGGCCGTCGCGGCGGCCGTCGCCGAACTCGCGCCGGTCACCGAGATCGGCCGCAACGCCCGGTACGCGGTGAAGCTCGCCCGGACCGCCGGTTCGGCCTTCGAGCTGGTGCCGCTCCTCGAGCACCAGATCGTCGACCACGTCTACAGCTACGGCATCGCCGCCGCCGAGACCGTCCCGGTGGCCCTGGCCCTGGCGACCGCCTCCCGGGGCGAGATGACGTCCGCCGTACCGGCCGCGGCCTGTCTCTCCCGGGTCGCCGACTCCGCCCCCGCCCTCGTGGGCGCCCTCACCGGCGCGCTCGGCGGCGGCCGTTCGGTGCCGGCGACCTGGCGGGACGCGTGCCGGACACTCGCGGGCTGCGCGCTGCCCCGGCTGGCGGGGACGGACCTGGTGGAACTCGCCGGGCTGCTGACAACCACGGAACAGGCCACCCCAGGTGGACAATTCCGGCATGACACCCACACTGGATGA
- a CDS encoding ADP-ribosylglycohydrolase family protein has product MTPTLDDRITGSLLGAAVGDALGGPVEGYTPEQIAERHGGRVTGIVGPWNGDDWRTARPIAPYHKGDGHVTDDTLMTHALIRVYEKVRGHLDAYAVADHLVPELMGSPVWIPELEAEALPLQRIFLAEKWIVTRLHYAHADPREAGNGNIVNCGAAMYMAPVGLVNAAHPEAAYTEALDIAGAHQSSYGREAAGVFAAAVAAACAPGATPSSVVATALALAKDGTRSAIEAVAEVASGHRDFESALTPLRRAVAPFDSVGPDYRAPSLGARRPSRLHAIEELPVALGMLLVGEGDFRRTVLGAVNYGRDCDSIATMAGAIVGALHGESAVPADWAKRVAEASRLDLHAPARALTEVAHEVFAEDAARRRAHEAAFATLTGAAR; this is encoded by the coding sequence ATGACACCCACACTGGATGACCGGATCACCGGCAGTCTCCTCGGGGCCGCCGTCGGCGACGCGCTCGGCGGCCCCGTCGAGGGCTACACCCCCGAGCAGATCGCGGAGCGCCACGGCGGTCGCGTCACCGGGATCGTCGGCCCCTGGAACGGCGACGACTGGCGCACGGCCCGCCCCATCGCCCCGTACCACAAGGGCGACGGGCACGTCACCGACGACACCTTGATGACCCACGCCCTGATCAGGGTGTACGAGAAGGTCCGCGGCCATCTCGACGCGTACGCGGTCGCGGACCATCTGGTCCCCGAACTCATGGGCTCCCCCGTCTGGATCCCGGAGCTGGAGGCGGAGGCGCTGCCGCTCCAGCGGATCTTCCTCGCCGAGAAGTGGATCGTCACCCGGCTCCACTACGCCCACGCGGACCCGCGCGAGGCGGGCAACGGCAACATCGTGAACTGCGGCGCCGCGATGTACATGGCGCCCGTCGGCCTCGTCAACGCGGCCCACCCGGAGGCCGCGTACACCGAGGCCCTCGACATCGCGGGCGCGCACCAGTCCTCGTACGGCCGTGAGGCGGCGGGCGTGTTCGCGGCGGCCGTGGCGGCGGCCTGCGCACCGGGCGCCACTCCGTCCTCGGTGGTGGCGACGGCCCTGGCACTGGCGAAGGACGGCACCCGGTCGGCGATCGAGGCGGTGGCGGAAGTGGCCTCCGGACACCGGGACTTCGAGTCGGCCCTCACCCCGCTGCGCAGGGCGGTCGCGCCCTTCGACTCGGTCGGCCCCGACTACCGCGCGCCGTCCCTCGGCGCCCGCCGCCCCTCCCGGCTCCACGCGATCGAGGAACTGCCGGTCGCCCTGGGCATGCTGCTGGTCGGCGAGGGCGACTTCCGGCGTACGGTGCTCGGCGCGGTGAACTACGGCCGCGACTGCGACTCCATCGCGACGATGGCGGGGGCGATCGTGGGCGCGCTGCACGGCGAGTCCGCGGTGCCCGCCGACTGGGCGAAGCGGGTGGCGGAGGCCAGCCGCCTCGATCTGCACGCCCCGGCACGGGCCCTGACCGAGGTGGCCCACGAGGTCTTCGCGGAGGACGCCGCACGCCGCCGGGCCCACGAGGCCGCGTTCGCCACGCTGACGGGCGCGGCCCGGTGA